DNA from Chrysemys picta bellii isolate R12L10 chromosome 13, ASM1138683v2, whole genome shotgun sequence:
gtggggtaattaaagaacggggagggggggggcggcagccaaaattgtttttgctttgggcggcaaaaatcctagagccggccctgttcccatGGTGTCTCCGCCCTGCAGGCCTCGTTCTCCCCGCTGCAGACAAACCTAGGGCTGGCCCCGCCATGACCCTGAAGGCACCACGCTCGGCTcttctgcccctgctctgcctggcgGCCTCCTGCCTGGTACTCTCAACAGCCGACGCCCAATACGATAAATTCCTGAAGCGGCATCTCGACTTCCCCAAGTCATGGGCTGAGAATGACCATCAGTACTGCACCACCATGATGGGGAGGCGGAGCATCCGCTGCCAGGGCAAGAACACCTTCATCCACGCCAATGAGACCCAGCTGAGAGCCGTCTGCAGCTTGGGGACAAGCCATGGGCGAGACACCCGCGACAGCCTGGGAACCTTCCGGCTGACCGTCTGCACCCGCCTGCCCAAGGGCCCATGCCTCTATCAGGGCAGCTCCACAACGGCCCGTATCCGCCTGGTCTGCCGCAATGGGTCGCCCGTCCAGTACTTGAGGCGTATCTAGTGCCGCCCTGCCAGTTGGTGAACTTTGCCCAGGCGCTGTACTGTTTTAAGTGTGGATTTCCCAAATACAATAAATAATCTGCACTCCAATGGCTTCTTGATTAGACCGCAGGCCAGTAAGGTCATTGGAGTCCAT
Protein-coding regions in this window:
- the LOC101946372 gene encoding ribonuclease-like; the protein is MTLKAPRSALLPLLCLAASCLVLSTADAQYDKFLKRHLDFPKSWAENDHQYCTTMMGRRSIRCQGKNTFIHANETQLRAVCSLGTSHGRDTRDSLGTFRLTVCTRLPKGPCLYQGSSTTARIRLVCRNGSPVQYLRRI